In Alkalihalobacterium alkalinitrilicum, a genomic segment contains:
- the msrA gene encoding peptide-methionine (S)-S-oxide reductase MsrA, producing MEKAVFGAGCFWGVEAFFESIRGVEETRVGYTGGHVESPSYEVVKTGKTGHAEVIEIWYNPWKISYAELVTKFFECHDPTTLNRQGIDVGTQYRSVIFFQNFQQLEVASKIKADLSQASAKKIVTEISPAKTFYQAEEYHQKYFQKNGSVACGI from the coding sequence ATGGAAAAAGCAGTATTTGGTGCAGGTTGTTTTTGGGGAGTGGAAGCGTTTTTTGAAAGTATTCGTGGAGTTGAAGAGACAAGAGTAGGGTATACAGGTGGTCATGTTGAGAGTCCTTCCTATGAAGTAGTGAAAACGGGAAAGACTGGTCATGCTGAGGTGATTGAAATTTGGTATAATCCTTGGAAAATTTCTTATGCAGAACTCGTGACTAAATTTTTTGAATGTCATGACCCAACAACATTAAATCGCCAGGGAATTGATGTAGGAACTCAATATCGTTCGGTTATTTTCTTTCAAAATTTTCAACAATTAGAAGTCGCAAGTAAAATAAAAGCGGATCTTAGCCAAGCGAGCGCTAAAAAAATTGTCACTGAAATTTCGCCAGCCAAAACGTTTTATCAAGCAGAAGAGTATCATCAAAAGTACTTTCAGAAAAATGGATCCGTTGCTTGTGGAATTTAA
- a CDS encoding TetR/AcrR family transcriptional regulator, with translation MRKKRTYHSDLREKRKQSTIESIIEATYTMHSEGVTDIKIIAEHSGVSIPTIRKYFPTNEDLFRGCANHFLKINKLPQIHTYLHLHELDEKVTLIVTDFYSFHENTMELVWLSFRLSEQSKVMRNSALQNEALIKAAVQVLLQDTAIPNDRKEQIGGFIRSLLHPLFYRTLRKLSGLDKGICIEQTTRAILLKLKEETL, from the coding sequence ATGAGAAAGAAACGCACTTATCATTCTGATCTTCGTGAAAAAAGAAAACAATCCACCATTGAAAGCATTATTGAAGCTACTTACACGATGCACTCAGAAGGGGTCACCGATATAAAAATAATCGCAGAACATTCTGGAGTTTCGATACCCACAATTCGTAAATATTTTCCGACGAATGAAGATTTATTTCGGGGATGCGCGAATCACTTTCTGAAGATCAATAAGTTACCTCAAATTCATACGTATTTACACTTACACGAACTTGATGAAAAAGTCACACTGATCGTAACTGACTTTTATTCCTTCCATGAAAATACGATGGAACTCGTTTGGCTCTCGTTTCGCCTATCAGAACAATCTAAAGTTATGAGGAATTCGGCCTTACAAAATGAGGCTCTAATTAAAGCCGCTGTACAGGTCTTACTCCAGGACACGGCTATTCCAAACGATCGAAAAGAACAAATCGGAGGCTTCATCCGCAGCTTGTTACACCCCCTCTTTTACCGAACGTTAAGAAAATTAAGTGGCTTGGACAAAGGTATATGTATTGAACAAACAACAAGAGCTATTTTGCTAAAACTAAAGGAGGAAACCCTTTGA
- a CDS encoding zinc-binding dehydrogenase: MKVFYHRVTNRDQVGSYEEIEDPRIGENEVKVKLKYAGLNHRDLFVLGRQNEGDPPLIIGSDGAGVIEEIGTDVKGFKVGDEVVINPSLRWKEKSDGAPQGFEILGGNHTGTLAQKIVISSENIELKPAHLSWAEAGVLPLSALTAYRALITKANIQPNETVFLPGIGSGTITFVLLFAKALGNRVVVSSRSEAKLEMAKKLGADVTINSNTDWEEELKEEKINVVIESIGEATFNKSLELLEDGGRLASFGGTSGYNLNVNLFEIFYRQISILGTTMGSQDEFKEMLKFVEKHKVKPVIDQVFPITETAEALKRIDEAIQFGKIGIEIED, translated from the coding sequence ATGAAAGTATTTTATCATCGTGTAACGAATCGAGACCAGGTAGGTTCTTATGAAGAAATCGAGGACCCTAGAATCGGCGAAAATGAAGTGAAAGTGAAATTAAAATATGCTGGTTTAAATCACCGTGATTTATTCGTATTAGGAAGACAGAACGAAGGAGATCCACCACTTATCATAGGGTCAGATGGTGCTGGTGTAATAGAAGAAATTGGTACTGACGTTAAGGGGTTTAAAGTTGGAGATGAAGTGGTTATCAATCCAAGCTTGAGATGGAAAGAAAAAAGTGATGGGGCTCCACAAGGTTTTGAAATATTAGGTGGAAACCATACGGGTACTCTCGCACAAAAAATCGTCATTTCCTCAGAAAATATAGAATTAAAGCCAGCCCATTTAAGTTGGGCGGAAGCAGGAGTGCTTCCTTTATCCGCTTTGACTGCTTATCGTGCCCTAATAACAAAAGCGAATATTCAACCAAATGAAACTGTATTCTTGCCAGGAATCGGAAGTGGAACCATAACGTTTGTATTACTTTTTGCAAAAGCTCTAGGTAACCGAGTAGTTGTTAGCTCCAGATCAGAAGCGAAACTCGAAATGGCGAAAAAGCTTGGTGCAGATGTTACGATTAATTCAAACACAGACTGGGAAGAAGAACTTAAAGAAGAAAAAATTAATGTTGTCATTGAAAGTATTGGCGAAGCAACATTCAATAAATCATTAGAACTCCTTGAAGATGGTGGAAGACTTGCAAGTTTCGGGGGAACTTCAGGATATAATTTAAATGTTAATCTTTTTGAAATTTTTTATCGACAAATTTCAATTTTAGGAACGACAATGGGAAGTCAAGATGAATTCAAAGAGATGTTGAAATTTGTAGAAAAACACAAAGTAAAACCAGTCATCGATCAAGTGTTCCCAATAACAGAAACAGCAGAAGCTTTAAAACGTATAGACGAAGCAATACAATTCGGTAAAATTGGGATTGAAATTGAAGATTAA
- a CDS encoding TRAP transporter large permease — MDAVATIIVVLILFIVLLLFGLYIHSVLLASGVIGLILLDGFGILEGLLGNQAYHSVATYSLSTIPLFVLMAQFILQTDIVKDYFNIVHRLSRGSGSFLGGLTIVAGGFLGAVSGSGTASSAALGQVAVPELTKKGFSPALSGAIAATGGSLSSIIPPSITLIIYGIATETPIGQLFIGAILPGVLTTIVFIVVMYFLMKSSWNKRNLVQSNDLTENITIPLTRLIIITSVAVIIVGVIFGGIYMGFVTPTEAGAVGAFVAFLCALVLGKVNKRFVMTSIRETVKISVMVMLILIGAKVFGRFISLSLIPRRLIEVIEPIMAYPAIVLGVLLIIYFFLFMFIEGAAVILMTTPVVIPIVNALGVDPLWFGVFVSVIGTIGLITPPVGISVYAVSGASGLSSDSIFRFTLIFAIVASIVVGGAMIAFPDLALWLPNLMR, encoded by the coding sequence GTGGATGCTGTAGCTACTATTATCGTAGTATTAATATTATTTATTGTACTATTACTATTTGGTTTATATATTCATTCGGTTTTACTTGCTTCAGGGGTTATTGGGTTGATCCTTTTAGATGGTTTTGGAATACTAGAAGGTTTACTAGGTAATCAAGCTTATCATAGTGTTGCTACCTATTCATTATCTACTATTCCATTATTTGTATTAATGGCCCAATTTATCTTACAGACTGATATTGTCAAAGACTACTTTAATATAGTACATCGCTTGTCACGTGGAAGTGGTAGCTTTCTAGGAGGACTAACGATTGTAGCGGGTGGATTTTTAGGAGCTGTATCAGGTTCGGGAACGGCTTCTTCTGCAGCATTGGGACAAGTTGCCGTACCTGAATTAACAAAAAAAGGATTTAGTCCAGCACTTTCTGGAGCCATTGCGGCTACGGGTGGATCTTTGTCTAGTATTATTCCTCCAAGTATTACATTAATTATTTATGGAATTGCAACAGAAACACCGATTGGCCAATTATTTATTGGTGCTATTTTACCAGGGGTCCTAACAACTATTGTTTTTATTGTAGTAATGTACTTTTTAATGAAATCCTCTTGGAATAAGCGGAACTTAGTCCAATCAAATGACCTGACAGAAAATATAACCATTCCACTCACTCGGTTGATTATCATTACATCCGTTGCCGTTATTATTGTTGGTGTCATTTTCGGTGGTATTTATATGGGGTTTGTTACACCTACTGAGGCGGGTGCTGTTGGGGCGTTTGTTGCTTTCCTTTGTGCTCTCGTATTAGGAAAGGTCAATAAAAGATTTGTGATGACGTCCATTCGTGAAACCGTAAAAATCTCGGTTATGGTTATGTTAATTCTTATTGGTGCGAAAGTATTCGGTCGTTTCATTTCACTATCTTTAATCCCTAGAAGATTAATAGAAGTTATCGAGCCGATAATGGCTTATCCAGCGATTGTGTTAGGTGTTCTACTAATTATTTACTTCTTCTTATTCATGTTTATAGAAGGGGCTGCTGTTATTTTAATGACAACTCCTGTTGTTATTCCGATTGTTAATGCTTTAGGTGTTGATCCATTATGGTTTGGTGTTTTCGTTTCCGTTATTGGAACCATTGGGTTAATCACCCCACCAGTTGGTATTAGTGTTTATGCTGTATCAGGGGCAAGTGGATTATCATCCGACTCCATATTTAGATTTACGTTAATTTTCGCCATTGTGGCGTCGATAGTCGTAGGGGGAGCGATGATTGCCTTTCCAGATCTTGCACTATGGTTACCTAACTTAATGAGATAA
- a CDS encoding DUF1450 domain-containing protein, translated as MKLFRFLRKPKINIEFCVNNIDQFLTDEHVSKYNELFNQVNVNYKEYECLSKCEQCKKTSYAVINGKLIEADDYGELLKVMKEVEKSV; from the coding sequence TTGAAGCTGTTCCGATTTTTACGAAAGCCGAAGATTAATATTGAGTTTTGTGTAAATAATATAGATCAATTTTTAACAGATGAACATGTTTCTAAGTATAACGAGCTTTTCAATCAGGTTAATGTGAACTATAAAGAATATGAGTGTTTAAGTAAGTGTGAACAATGTAAAAAAACTTCTTATGCCGTCATCAACGGAAAATTGATCGAAGCAGATGATTACGGTGAATTATTAAAGGTAATGAAGGAAGTAGAAAAATCCGTCTAA
- a CDS encoding ABC transporter substrate-binding protein yields MRLEEHYLILRVKYSVFSECYPFNLTIHEVADLLACSERNAKLIMKNMKELGWITWEVFKGRGKKPLLTFLYSKSEMEHFLVKDLIQQGKYTEVIEKLNKYDLHIQEELEHFLEGYFGLSLEQEQNSQAEIDVLRCPIRQKVKSIDPLKSLTRQEHEITQHLFDSLFTFDYESQSIQPHICFHWEHSEDGTEWFLYIRKGVYFHHGRCVDAHDVKFTIEHLSETNDYKDRNESVHYKEITVINKYALKITLNQPNYLLLNELCSRRTSILPKEWKEYVLEKNTPIGTGPYKVLKWSEERIILVAHEHYFQMRPHIDRIELIYVNQNYQTDSLLFSYPDMYHEGAHWKPIYQTPNGASYLSINTSKPGIHNHPAIKKALYRIIWNCKNHATDELTRPAYHFLYEQHSELGAGPPLYDTNMIEQLLTEADYQGEVLNLVVPYVDIEKKKDPLVEKIISFCRVYGIHLEVQSMSISDLLMEQHRNTADIILVGVIVEEDIVLSLTRIFSSPLGFICNTMAEKEQQDLFSKLDQITTIPKREDQLKAILAIEQHLIDSNKVLLIHHNTFQLFYNEKKSMEGINLFQTGGINYSKVWYKRRR; encoded by the coding sequence ATGAGGCTAGAAGAACATTACTTAATATTGCGCGTTAAATATTCTGTATTTTCTGAATGTTACCCCTTCAATCTAACCATCCACGAAGTGGCTGATTTGTTAGCTTGCTCGGAACGGAATGCAAAGCTTATTATGAAAAATATGAAGGAACTAGGATGGATTACTTGGGAAGTATTTAAAGGGCGAGGAAAGAAACCATTGCTCACCTTCTTGTATTCGAAATCAGAAATGGAGCATTTTCTCGTTAAAGATTTAATTCAACAAGGGAAATATACAGAAGTCATCGAGAAGCTCAATAAATATGATTTACATATTCAAGAGGAATTGGAACATTTTTTAGAAGGTTATTTTGGATTATCGTTAGAGCAGGAACAGAATAGTCAAGCTGAAATTGATGTATTAAGATGTCCCATTCGGCAAAAAGTGAAGAGTATAGATCCGTTAAAAAGTCTTACGAGACAAGAGCATGAGATCACGCAACACCTTTTTGATTCTTTGTTTACGTTTGACTATGAATCTCAAAGCATTCAACCTCATATTTGCTTTCATTGGGAACATTCTGAGGACGGAACCGAGTGGTTTTTATATATAAGAAAAGGGGTTTACTTTCATCATGGGAGATGTGTAGATGCCCACGACGTAAAATTTACGATCGAACATTTAAGTGAAACAAATGATTATAAAGATAGGAATGAATCGGTCCATTATAAAGAAATCACTGTGATCAATAAATACGCACTAAAAATTACACTAAACCAACCTAACTATTTATTATTAAATGAACTATGTAGTAGGCGAACCTCAATCTTACCTAAAGAGTGGAAAGAATACGTGCTTGAAAAAAATACTCCTATTGGTACGGGTCCTTATAAAGTACTCAAATGGAGTGAAGAAAGAATTATTCTCGTCGCTCATGAGCACTATTTTCAAATGAGGCCACATATTGACCGAATTGAATTGATTTACGTCAATCAAAACTACCAAACCGACTCACTTTTATTTAGTTATCCTGATATGTATCATGAAGGTGCCCATTGGAAACCAATTTATCAAACTCCCAACGGTGCCTCCTACTTATCAATTAATACAAGCAAACCTGGCATACACAACCACCCCGCGATTAAAAAGGCATTATATCGAATTATTTGGAATTGTAAGAATCATGCAACAGATGAACTGACACGACCTGCTTATCACTTTTTATATGAACAACATTCTGAGCTAGGAGCCGGCCCTCCCCTTTATGATACTAACATGATTGAACAGTTATTAACCGAAGCAGACTATCAAGGGGAAGTCTTAAACTTGGTTGTCCCCTATGTGGATATAGAAAAGAAAAAAGACCCTCTAGTTGAAAAAATCATAAGTTTTTGTAGAGTTTATGGCATTCACTTAGAAGTACAATCCATGTCGATTTCGGATCTCCTGATGGAACAACATCGTAATACAGCCGATATCATTTTGGTTGGCGTTATCGTGGAAGAAGATATTGTCCTTTCACTTACCCGCATATTTAGTAGTCCGCTAGGTTTTATATGCAACACGATGGCTGAAAAAGAACAACAAGACCTATTTTCCAAATTAGACCAAATCACAACGATCCCTAAACGGGAAGACCAGCTCAAAGCCATCCTTGCCATTGAACAACATTTAATCGACAGTAACAAAGTACTATTAATCCACCACAATACCTTTCAATTATTTTATAACGAAAAAAAGTCAATGGAAGGAATCAACTTATTTCAAACTGGAGGAATTAATTATAGTAAGGTATGGTATAAGAGAAGAAGGTAG
- a CDS encoding L-2-amino-thiazoline-4-carboxylic acid hydrolase — protein MLSNKTPLPPLSMYRITAKLFSHIEKSVTSSFDTEGKKLLQKGLENFGYKEAHDIAVLASREGEDHVLSDYIPKDFDRANKYSEITIYGLMAKLFAQVTKVVVDVYGEEGKEAIKEGVRTFGEERGKGIVQRAAHLGMPNTIENYLSNYDMGRSNLFEFENIFKPQLIEQTFTKCPFGQQWADDNMHEYGILYCQMIDPAVAKGYNPNFEVEHDQYILKEGVCHFNFKLEDHTKKD, from the coding sequence ATGTTATCTAACAAGACTCCATTACCACCTTTATCGATGTATAGAATTACAGCTAAGCTGTTTAGTCATATAGAGAAGTCTGTTACTTCCTCTTTTGATACAGAAGGGAAAAAGTTACTTCAAAAAGGCCTTGAAAATTTCGGATATAAAGAGGCACACGATATTGCTGTACTAGCTTCACGTGAAGGTGAAGATCACGTGTTAAGTGATTACATTCCAAAGGACTTTGATCGCGCCAATAAATATTCCGAAATAACAATTTATGGTTTAATGGCTAAATTATTTGCTCAAGTCACTAAAGTTGTTGTAGATGTCTACGGTGAAGAAGGTAAAGAGGCAATCAAAGAAGGTGTTCGAACGTTTGGAGAAGAACGTGGAAAAGGAATTGTTCAAAGAGCCGCTCACCTTGGTATGCCGAATACGATTGAAAATTATCTATCAAACTATGATATGGGTCGTAGCAATCTGTTTGAGTTTGAAAACATCTTCAAACCACAATTAATTGAACAGACATTTACGAAATGTCCTTTTGGTCAGCAATGGGCGGATGATAACATGCATGAATATGGAATTTTATATTGTCAGATGATTGATCCAGCCGTAGCCAAAGGGTATAACCCAAATTTTGAAGTGGAACATGATCAATATATTTTAAAAGAAGGAGTATGCCACTTTAACTTCAAATTAGAAGATCATACGAAAAAAGACTAA
- a CDS encoding S9 family peptidase, whose translation MMKRPITTEDLTKFKFVGDPQVYPNSDKVAYVLTHVDQEKDGYYSYIYVTNLKGEGRQFTSHYSNETLVKDTTPLWSPDGSTIAFRSNRTGKNQIWLLHTDGGEAIQLTDVKQGIGDFVWSPDGSQLALTIKGELKVTSDEDEEKSDVKVITRLRYKGDGVGIYNDDRKHVYLFDIETKAYTKVTEGDHDFGQPGFSPDGKSLFFVGTKADDQEWGYLPAIWKYDIASKEETLFYQGIGNIMAPSLSPDGKWLAVAGHTRGERSQGNANVLLLSVETGQLTNLTEHFDYTVGNLVGVDAKYDTAELRLIWDSTSTHIYFSATVGGDCQLFKVNLNGEVTAALSPTVATVTSYDIVNYDQAVLVLATPHSTGDLVTQDLNNVENVETLTNWNQEIYNKVHLSTPENLHYKSTDGKEIEGWILKPYGYEEGKKYPMILQIHGGPATAYGNGLHHEMQVMASKGYVVLYTNPRGSHGYGHEFVNAVIGDYGGMDYEDIMAGVDYALENFNYIDHDQLFVTGGSYGGYMTNVIVTRTDRFKAAVTQRCICNWHSFYGTSDIGFFFTEWQHGHADLWDDVEKLLKVSPLTYARNVKTPTLILHSEQDLRCPMEQAEQWYIALKRLGVETKLVRFPDENHNLSRSGKPKHRLERLQHLMSWFDDRRN comes from the coding sequence ATGATGAAACGTCCTATTACAACAGAAGACTTAACTAAATTTAAGTTTGTCGGTGATCCTCAGGTTTACCCTAACAGCGACAAAGTGGCCTATGTCTTAACTCATGTAGATCAAGAAAAAGATGGTTACTATTCTTATATCTATGTAACTAATTTAAAAGGTGAAGGCAGACAATTTACCTCTCATTATTCAAACGAGACATTAGTTAAGGATACGACTCCACTGTGGTCACCAGATGGAAGCACGATTGCTTTCCGTTCAAACCGTACAGGAAAAAATCAAATATGGCTTTTACATACAGATGGTGGTGAAGCTATACAATTAACAGACGTCAAGCAAGGAATCGGTGATTTTGTTTGGTCGCCAGACGGCAGCCAGCTCGCTCTTACGATTAAAGGTGAATTAAAGGTGACCTCTGATGAGGATGAAGAAAAAAGTGATGTGAAGGTGATTACAAGACTTCGTTATAAAGGTGACGGAGTTGGTATTTATAACGACGACCGTAAGCATGTTTATTTATTTGATATAGAGACAAAAGCTTATACAAAGGTTACCGAAGGCGACCATGATTTTGGTCAACCTGGTTTCTCACCAGACGGAAAAAGCTTATTCTTTGTTGGAACGAAGGCAGATGATCAAGAGTGGGGCTACCTCCCTGCTATTTGGAAATATGATATTGCTTCAAAGGAAGAGACGTTGTTCTATCAAGGAATTGGAAATATTATGGCACCTTCTCTTTCACCAGACGGTAAATGGCTAGCAGTGGCAGGGCATACACGTGGTGAGAGAAGTCAAGGGAATGCGAATGTTCTCCTCCTTTCTGTAGAAACTGGTCAATTAACAAACTTAACGGAACACTTTGATTACACCGTTGGAAACCTTGTAGGTGTCGATGCGAAATATGACACCGCAGAATTGAGATTAATTTGGGACTCGACTAGCACTCATATTTATTTTAGTGCAACAGTTGGTGGTGATTGCCAGTTATTTAAAGTAAATCTAAACGGTGAGGTAACAGCAGCCTTATCTCCTACTGTCGCAACTGTTACGTCCTATGATATCGTCAACTATGATCAAGCCGTCCTCGTTCTTGCTACTCCTCATTCTACTGGAGATTTAGTTACACAAGATTTAAATAATGTGGAGAACGTGGAAACGTTAACGAATTGGAATCAAGAGATTTATAATAAAGTTCATCTAAGTACTCCTGAAAATTTACATTATAAGAGTACAGATGGTAAAGAAATTGAAGGTTGGATTTTAAAACCTTATGGATATGAAGAAGGTAAAAAATACCCGATGATCCTTCAAATTCACGGTGGTCCAGCAACAGCTTATGGAAATGGTTTACACCATGAAATGCAAGTAATGGCCTCTAAAGGTTATGTGGTGCTTTATACGAATCCAAGAGGAAGTCATGGCTATGGTCATGAATTTGTAAATGCGGTAATTGGTGATTACGGTGGTATGGATTATGAAGATATAATGGCTGGTGTAGATTATGCCTTAGAAAACTTTAACTACATCGATCACGACCAATTATTCGTTACAGGAGGAAGTTACGGTGGTTACATGACCAATGTCATCGTGACTCGAACAGATCGTTTCAAAGCGGCTGTTACGCAACGTTGTATTTGTAACTGGCATAGTTTCTATGGAACTAGTGATATTGGGTTCTTCTTCACTGAATGGCAGCATGGACATGCTGATTTATGGGATGATGTTGAGAAGCTATTAAAAGTATCACCACTCACCTATGCTCGTAATGTGAAAACACCAACACTCATCTTGCACAGTGAACAAGATTTACGTTGTCCGATGGAGCAAGCAGAACAATGGTATATTGCCCTTAAACGATTAGGTGTAGAAACGAAGCTCGTTCGCTTCCCAGATGAAAACCATAACCTTTCACGCTCTGGTAAACCGAAACATCGCTTAGAGCGTCTACAACATTTAATGAGTTGGTTTGATGATCGACGAAATTAA
- a CDS encoding cupin domain-containing protein — protein MKTVNINKLPLLDLWYDSDKKKKWKANLPFTPQFPLWSGINSTQTTVVYFEVEAGNELGEHSESSEEILFVLSGNAEVMIGNDRCTITVGDLVVIPPSVPHYIINKGDETAKFLAFFASKDSHSTFSEEVSPVGMKVL, from the coding sequence TTGAAAACTGTAAATATTAACAAGTTACCTCTATTGGATTTGTGGTACGACAGTGACAAAAAGAAAAAGTGGAAAGCCAATTTACCATTCACCCCACAGTTTCCGCTCTGGTCTGGCATTAACAGTACTCAGACGACGGTTGTCTATTTTGAGGTAGAAGCAGGAAACGAGCTTGGAGAACATTCTGAAAGCAGTGAGGAAATTTTATTTGTTTTAAGCGGAAATGCAGAAGTAATGATTGGAAACGACCGTTGCACCATAACCGTTGGCGATCTCGTCGTTATTCCACCTTCTGTTCCACACTATATAATAAATAAAGGCGATGAAACTGCAAAATTTTTAGCTTTTTTTGCTAGCAAGGATTCCCATTCTACCTTTTCAGAAGAGGTATCTCCAGTTGGAATGAAGGTCCTTTAA
- a CDS encoding M20 metallopeptidase family protein has product MEPYNLTLTKNLRHELHMHPELSNEEVWTKQRLIDFLKDHTHLEIVDKGKWFYAIHWAKEAKKNIAFRADLDALPIAETIDVPHASKFSGVSHKCGHDGHSACLAGFALEIDQKGSDKNIFFLFQHAEETGDGAAQCVSLVKENHIEEIYAFHNMSGMALNTVHVIDGTAHCASKGMSIHMEGTPAHASQPEDGVNPSFAMAKIIQAIPEFTSREKNNGEVLCTVVQVDIGERAFGVSASKGNLLLTIRAFYEEELDQLQKNFENFSLELSAQYGLKTSFSYNDTFPETVNHKESSDKIRYACQKKGLQLGEMKEAFRASEDFGHYLKETKGAICYIGNGEDYPPIHTVEYDFRDEMIETAVELFKGLAEL; this is encoded by the coding sequence GTGGAACCTTATAACCTAACCTTAACGAAAAATTTACGTCATGAATTACATATGCATCCAGAGCTTTCTAACGAAGAGGTATGGACGAAGCAGCGTTTGATAGATTTTCTTAAAGACCATACACACCTAGAAATTGTAGACAAAGGGAAATGGTTTTATGCCATTCATTGGGCAAAGGAGGCTAAAAAGAACATTGCATTTCGTGCAGATCTTGATGCACTTCCGATTGCGGAAACGATAGATGTTCCTCACGCCTCAAAGTTCTCAGGAGTTTCTCACAAATGTGGGCATGATGGTCACTCGGCATGCCTTGCTGGGTTTGCCCTTGAAATCGACCAGAAGGGGTCTGATAAAAATATCTTCTTCTTGTTTCAGCATGCAGAGGAAACAGGGGATGGGGCGGCTCAGTGCGTTTCTTTAGTTAAGGAAAATCATATTGAAGAAATTTATGCTTTTCATAATATGAGCGGAATGGCTCTTAACACCGTACATGTCATTGATGGAACGGCTCACTGCGCATCCAAGGGAATGTCGATACATATGGAAGGTACGCCAGCACATGCAAGTCAGCCTGAGGATGGAGTCAATCCATCATTTGCCATGGCAAAGATTATTCAAGCAATCCCTGAGTTTACTTCACGTGAGAAAAATAACGGGGAGGTACTATGCACCGTCGTTCAAGTAGATATTGGTGAAAGAGCGTTTGGAGTTTCAGCAAGCAAAGGAAACTTACTTTTAACCATTCGCGCATTTTATGAAGAAGAGTTAGATCAGCTCCAGAAAAATTTTGAAAATTTTTCTCTAGAACTCTCTGCACAGTATGGGTTGAAGACGAGTTTTTCTTACAATGATACCTTTCCTGAAACTGTGAATCATAAAGAAAGCTCAGACAAAATTCGTTATGCCTGTCAAAAGAAAGGGCTTCAGCTTGGTGAAATGAAGGAAGCCTTTCGTGCATCAGAAGACTTTGGTCATTATTTAAAAGAGACAAAGGGAGCGATTTGTTACATCGGAAACGGAGAGGATTACCCTCCGATTCATACTGTGGAATATGACTTCCGTGATGAGATGATCGAGACTGCGGTTGAACTTTTTAAAGGATTGGCTGAATTATAG
- a CDS encoding TRAP transporter small permease, with amino-acid sequence MKMLEKIYNVFQSIKSFGIVICGISIFAMMLFIVADVFSRNFLSGSINGSIEFIQYYLMPLAVIPGLALVYGSGILPRMELLIDKSQGKMKFITANALLIFEFILFAFVIYYSMKFAISGAASGSSFTAGGRIYPYYHILFVIPVAFLFVNLEILFIVIRNFHKKRGFFKFYASEEEQTNTN; translated from the coding sequence ATGAAAATGCTTGAGAAAATCTATAATGTTTTTCAATCTATCAAGTCTTTCGGGATTGTTATATGTGGAATTAGTATTTTTGCGATGATGTTATTCATTGTGGCGGATGTATTCAGTCGAAATTTCCTTTCTGGCTCTATAAATGGAAGTATTGAGTTTATACAATATTACTTAATGCCTCTTGCCGTCATTCCAGGCTTAGCCCTTGTGTACGGCAGCGGTATCCTTCCGAGAATGGAGCTTTTAATCGACAAGTCTCAAGGGAAAATGAAATTTATCACGGCTAATGCTTTGTTAATCTTTGAATTTATCTTATTTGCGTTCGTGATTTACTATTCAATGAAGTTTGCGATTAGCGGTGCGGCATCTGGTTCTTCCTTTACAGCAGGTGGAAGAATCTATCCTTACTATCACATTCTGTTTGTTATCCCAGTTGCATTTCTATTTGTAAACTTGGAAATCCTTTTCATCGTTATTCGGAATTTTCACAAGAAAAGAGGCTTTTTTAAATTTTATGCATCTGAGGAAGAACAAACAAATACTAACTAA